A region from the Lentimonas sp. CC4 genome encodes:
- a CDS encoding exopolysaccharide biosynthesis protein → MQTTPTDDTHNSLADTLENIHIEADNGGPSIGELADAVGDKGFGVLLMLLALPSALPIPAPGYSIPFGIAMAIIAAQIFIGRQTIWLPKRIMAFRVHPKLASKMLRSGAGFLRRVETLIKPRLRWMHSKAGHSALAVIIFIMAVFMMIPIPGTNTMPAMSIFIIGVSMSEEDGFIAIGAIACAILAATISGVVLYLFCTQGPEAADGAKEWIKAQLGMEPTSH, encoded by the coding sequence ATGCAAACCACCCCTACAGACGACACTCACAATTCACTCGCCGACACACTCGAAAACATACATATCGAGGCAGACAATGGCGGCCCTTCCATCGGTGAGCTTGCCGATGCTGTCGGCGACAAAGGCTTCGGGGTGCTGCTCATGCTATTGGCACTTCCGAGCGCTCTACCCATACCCGCACCTGGCTACAGTATCCCATTTGGCATCGCCATGGCCATCATCGCCGCTCAAATCTTTATCGGTCGACAAACTATCTGGCTCCCGAAGCGGATCATGGCCTTTCGCGTGCACCCGAAGCTAGCCTCTAAAATGCTCCGCAGCGGCGCAGGATTCCTCAGGCGCGTCGAAACACTGATCAAACCAAGACTACGCTGGATGCATTCCAAAGCAGGGCATTCCGCTTTAGCTGTTATTATATTTATCATGGCCGTATTCATGATGATCCCAATACCTGGCACCAATACGATGCCAGCCATGTCGATCTTCATCATTGGAGTGAGCATGTCAGAAGAAGACGGCTTCATCGCCATCGGTGCCATCGCATGCGCAATTCTAGCCGCAACGATATCCGGAGTCGTCTTGTATCTATTCTGCACACAAGGCCCCGAAGCAGCCGACGGCGCGAAGGAATGGATCAAAGCGCAGCTCGGGATGGAGCCAACAAGCCACTAG
- a CDS encoding ATP-binding protein → MSKRSNSIARAFIVFAGLPMVLLLLLVVCLLFSIRLTYYLENSHALEVQMDELMVQEFPSGWVYEVEAIRGERQRELNQGILLDVAFALAVLAAGIAIPVLVARHLSSVVEQNLALLGDRLSSGGAEGSALMHQVFDFSEFKSITNLMRQVVRERGETEQRWKRAEKELVGMNSDLVNQAQELSQGRKVAFSMMEDAELAQRKLEEVNQRLNLVISEAQASAQEADFANRAKSDFLATMSHEIRTPLNGVIGFIDMLAETDLSEEQMDYVNTVRSSGQTLMALINDVLDFSKIESGYMNLEVRTFNLVTMLRELVGLFFNEATQRGIVLNVEISDDVSRKIDGDETRIRQILTNLLANAVKFTEQGEVSLIVTRDSIPDANGACALEFEVRDTGIGMNSQQLNKLFRPFSQGDSSTTRKYGGTGLGLVICKRLAEAMGGKVWATSRIGKGSSFYTRIQIKEADGGGSVTPPHIPFKIKKETAAEDRPPKLGERLPLKIAVAEDNLANQRVLQMMLRRLGWEADFKENGKELIEHLKHEQCDLVFMDLQMPVMDGLEATSLIRSGAVGDAVQGVKIIALTANALSSDEGRCIDAGMDAYLSKPLKYDLLEQRIVELFASD, encoded by the coding sequence ATGAGTAAGCGTTCAAATTCGATTGCGAGGGCATTCATCGTATTTGCAGGACTACCAATGGTTTTATTGCTGTTATTGGTGGTGTGTTTGTTGTTTTCGATTCGATTGACGTATTATCTTGAGAATAGTCATGCGCTTGAGGTGCAGATGGATGAGTTGATGGTGCAGGAATTTCCCAGTGGGTGGGTTTATGAGGTCGAGGCTATACGTGGAGAACGCCAGAGGGAGTTGAATCAGGGGATATTACTTGATGTGGCGTTTGCATTGGCGGTTTTGGCGGCGGGCATTGCGATTCCTGTGCTGGTCGCTAGGCACCTGTCTTCGGTGGTGGAACAAAATTTGGCTTTATTGGGGGATCGATTGTCTAGTGGTGGCGCTGAGGGGTCCGCGTTGATGCATCAGGTCTTTGATTTTTCGGAGTTTAAGTCTATCACGAATCTGATGCGCCAAGTTGTGCGTGAGCGAGGGGAGACTGAGCAGCGTTGGAAACGTGCCGAGAAGGAGTTGGTCGGTATGAATAGTGATTTGGTGAATCAAGCCCAGGAGTTGAGTCAGGGGCGTAAAGTCGCATTCAGTATGATGGAGGATGCTGAGTTGGCTCAACGCAAGTTGGAGGAGGTGAACCAGCGTCTGAATTTAGTGATCTCTGAGGCGCAAGCTTCTGCGCAAGAAGCAGATTTTGCCAATCGGGCAAAGAGTGATTTCTTAGCAACGATGAGCCATGAAATTCGCACCCCATTGAACGGTGTGATTGGCTTTATTGATATGCTTGCGGAGACTGACTTGAGTGAGGAGCAAATGGACTATGTAAATACCGTTCGCTCTAGCGGTCAGACATTGATGGCGTTGATTAATGACGTGCTAGATTTTTCTAAGATTGAGTCTGGTTATATGAACCTAGAGGTCCGCACGTTTAATTTGGTGACGATGCTGCGTGAGCTTGTTGGTTTATTTTTTAATGAAGCAACACAGCGAGGCATTGTTCTGAATGTTGAGATTAGCGATGACGTTTCGCGTAAGATCGATGGGGATGAAACGCGTATTCGTCAGATTTTGACGAATCTATTGGCAAATGCGGTTAAATTTACCGAACAGGGTGAGGTCAGCTTGATCGTAACGCGGGACTCGATCCCTGATGCGAATGGCGCTTGTGCGCTTGAGTTTGAGGTGCGCGATACCGGGATCGGAATGAACTCTCAGCAATTGAATAAATTGTTCCGGCCCTTCTCGCAGGGCGACTCATCGACGACAAGGAAATATGGAGGCACAGGGTTAGGCTTAGTGATTTGTAAGCGCCTCGCAGAGGCCATGGGAGGGAAGGTCTGGGCCACGAGTCGTATTGGCAAAGGGTCTAGTTTCTATACGCGCATTCAAATCAAGGAGGCCGATGGGGGAGGGAGTGTGACGCCTCCACATATTCCATTTAAAATAAAAAAGGAAACTGCGGCCGAGGATCGACCGCCGAAGCTAGGAGAGCGATTACCGCTGAAGATCGCAGTGGCTGAAGATAATCTAGCGAATCAGCGCGTGCTGCAGATGATGTTACGCCGCTTAGGTTGGGAGGCTGACTTTAAGGAAAACGGAAAAGAGCTCATTGAGCATTTGAAGCACGAACAGTGTGATCTCGTCTTTATGGATTTACAAATGCCTGTCATGGATGGACTGGAGGCGACGAGTTTGATCCGTTCGGGTGCCGTGGGTGACGCTGTTCAGGGGGTCAAAATCATCGCGTTGACTGCTAATGCATTGTCCAGCGATGAGGGGCGTTGCATCGATGCTGGTATGGATGCTTACCTCAGCAAGCCACTGAAGTATGACCTACTCGAACAGAGGATTGTCGAGTTGTTTGCGTCGGACTAG
- a CDS encoding PAS domain-containing protein, which translates to MLTRLHSMMPADFQSDTSSVSSSSPSYYYLVGVVVAIFTFAALCLVFSRIGVPPMETIIFASLSALAVGGFICRERALVLELAQEERKHAARLGLEIDRIDELYANSVACLVTFDAGTLIIDRVSAGFFDLLGISAKQDLVGAPLEEVLGVDSTHLTSVVYQIKVGTISVREELICKRADGKPAVLLITGRYMAHLHLVEAAFYRLPRQAAELGEYERVMDDLERFKKGIVRREGRVLELKGEVNQLLKEAGKPVRYRVDSTTDDSRFVQQLIKTNKAVEHE; encoded by the coding sequence ATGTTGACGCGTCTGCACTCAATGATGCCTGCGGATTTTCAGTCTGATACTTCTTCTGTATCTTCTTCCTCTCCTTCTTACTATTATTTGGTCGGTGTGGTGGTTGCTATTTTCACCTTTGCCGCACTCTGTCTCGTTTTCTCGCGGATCGGGGTGCCACCGATGGAGACTATTATTTTTGCTTCGCTAAGTGCTTTGGCAGTGGGGGGCTTTATTTGTCGGGAACGGGCGCTGGTGTTGGAGCTGGCTCAGGAAGAGCGCAAGCATGCTGCGCGGTTGGGGCTGGAGATTGATCGGATTGACGAGCTGTATGCGAATTCAGTCGCCTGTCTGGTGACTTTCGATGCAGGAACTCTGATCATTGATCGTGTGAGTGCTGGTTTTTTTGACTTATTGGGTATTTCAGCAAAGCAGGACTTAGTTGGCGCCCCCTTAGAGGAGGTGTTGGGGGTCGATTCCACGCATTTGACGAGTGTGGTATATCAAATCAAGGTGGGAACGATCAGTGTGCGTGAAGAGCTCATTTGTAAGCGTGCAGACGGAAAACCAGCGGTGTTATTGATTACTGGTCGCTACATGGCTCATCTACATTTGGTCGAAGCTGCCTTTTATCGCTTGCCGCGTCAGGCTGCGGAGTTGGGGGAATATGAGCGAGTCATGGATGATTTAGAGCGCTTTAAGAAAGGCATCGTGCGCCGAGAGGGGCGTGTGCTGGAGTTAAAGGGTGAGGTGAACCAATTGCTAAAAGAGGCAGGTAAGCCTGTTCGTTATAGGGTCGACTCGACGACGGATGATTCTCGTTTTGTTCAGCAACTGATTAAAACAAACAAGGCAGTCGAGCATGAGTAA
- a CDS encoding response regulator, protein MSSSDSPTILFVDDSKMDREVVSALCAGLNYSIDLAGSGADALTLFKQKHYDLVMTDYKMEPMDGFEFVEKVLEIKPSAVCVLMTGYLDLRARSAVEGSGFFDVLSKPVNIRALSEVLRVALGRERGATGIMSPIALSNRMDQCLGLLGDSKEIGIVRRELKEKINLKEPILISGPIGTGKSYIARFIHEHGPFAKSHFVECHCNELDEEALMTQLLSREGEWGTLLNEARGGTLVLHYVEALPMEFQRLLANAFQEIAESMHVICLAYTCLDEELSKGTIDDNLYFEISLCQLIVPSLEERPQDVEAMARHIISKPKQYGISYEYGREEADLLVVELRRMELTRNIEGLLEHIRTVAATHAGG, encoded by the coding sequence ATGAGTTCCAGCGATTCACCTACTATTTTATTTGTTGATGATAGTAAAATGGATCGTGAAGTCGTTTCTGCATTATGTGCAGGGCTAAATTATAGTATAGATCTGGCTGGCTCCGGCGCAGATGCGCTTACCTTGTTTAAGCAGAAGCATTATGACCTCGTCATGACCGACTATAAAATGGAGCCAATGGATGGCTTTGAGTTCGTTGAGAAGGTTCTTGAAATTAAGCCATCGGCGGTGTGCGTGTTGATGACTGGCTACTTGGATTTACGCGCACGATCGGCGGTCGAGGGTTCTGGTTTTTTTGATGTATTATCAAAGCCGGTCAATATACGTGCATTGAGCGAAGTGTTACGGGTTGCTTTGGGGCGAGAGCGTGGTGCGACAGGCATCATGAGTCCGATTGCCTTGAGTAACCGTATGGATCAGTGTCTCGGATTGTTGGGGGATAGCAAAGAAATTGGCATTGTGCGTCGAGAGTTGAAGGAAAAGATCAACTTGAAGGAGCCTATCCTTATTTCAGGGCCGATCGGCACTGGTAAATCGTATATTGCTCGGTTTATTCATGAGCATGGACCCTTTGCAAAGAGTCACTTCGTGGAGTGCCACTGTAATGAGTTGGATGAAGAGGCCTTGATGACGCAGTTGCTGAGTCGTGAGGGAGAGTGGGGGACACTACTCAATGAGGCGCGGGGAGGCACGTTAGTGCTACACTATGTCGAGGCATTACCGATGGAATTTCAGCGCCTATTGGCAAATGCCTTTCAGGAGATCGCAGAAAGTATGCACGTGATTTGCCTCGCTTATACTTGCCTCGACGAAGAATTGAGTAAGGGCACGATTGATGATAACCTATATTTTGAGATTTCACTGTGCCAGTTGATTGTTCCTAGCTTGGAGGAGCGACCACAGGATGTTGAGGCGATGGCGCGGCACATTATCTCCAAACCTAAGCAATATGGGATTTCGTATGAATATGGGCGCGAGGAAGCGGATCTGCTAGTCGTTGAATTACGCAGAATGGAGCTGACTCGAAATATCGAAGGACTGCTTGAGCACATTCGGACGGTTGCTGCGACGCATGCGGGTGGCTAA
- the rsfS gene encoding ribosome silencing factor, with amino-acid sequence MANSKQTQNNTTLDEIRCAVSAIEDKKGAAIRVLDVRETSSITDYMILATGTSNPHVKAIKAALDKALSEAGVKLLGQDREVGSGWVVVDAFDFMIHLQTEEMRDLYRLDYLWRDSDEVEL; translated from the coding sequence ATGGCCAATTCAAAACAGACTCAGAATAATACCACGCTCGATGAAATTCGCTGCGCTGTATCCGCAATCGAAGATAAAAAGGGCGCTGCAATCCGTGTGCTCGATGTGCGTGAAACATCGTCAATTACAGATTATATGATATTGGCGACCGGCACTTCGAATCCCCATGTGAAGGCGATTAAGGCCGCTTTGGATAAGGCGCTGAGTGAAGCAGGCGTGAAGCTGTTGGGGCAGGATCGCGAGGTCGGTAGCGGTTGGGTCGTTGTCGATGCATTTGATTTTATGATTCATCTACAAACCGAGGAGATGCGCGATCTGTATCGCTTGGATTATCTCTGGCGTGATTCGGATGAGGTAGAGCTGTAG
- a CDS encoding pseudouridine synthase: protein MHLPIIYQDEDYVAIDKPPGLLVHRTQLDAYATQFALQILRDQIGQEVFPCHRLDRPTSGILLFALNHDALRFAQNQFAEKTTHKEYHAVVRGWTPASGEIDYDLRSEDNPTKSKSAQTRYTRVSRCQLELPVGRYPTARFSLLKLIPLTGRKHQLRRHMAHIRHPILGDTCHGDSTQNRFLREHFGVQRLLLRATRLEIEAPNHATRLQLEAPRACEFNQLIAALKLP, encoded by the coding sequence ATGCACTTACCGATCATCTATCAGGACGAAGACTACGTCGCGATCGACAAACCACCAGGCCTACTGGTGCACCGCACGCAACTAGATGCTTATGCGACTCAATTCGCGCTACAAATCCTGCGCGATCAAATCGGCCAAGAGGTCTTCCCGTGCCATCGACTCGACCGACCGACCAGCGGCATCCTACTCTTTGCACTCAACCACGACGCCCTGCGTTTCGCTCAAAATCAATTCGCAGAGAAAACGACACATAAAGAATACCACGCAGTGGTTCGCGGCTGGACTCCCGCCAGCGGCGAGATCGATTATGACCTACGCTCCGAAGACAACCCAACCAAATCAAAAAGCGCACAGACGCGCTACACCCGCGTCAGTCGCTGCCAGTTAGAACTACCAGTCGGGCGCTACCCAACTGCCCGTTTCTCGCTATTGAAGTTAATCCCACTCACAGGCCGCAAGCACCAGCTACGTCGACACATGGCCCACATTCGCCACCCCATACTAGGCGACACTTGCCACGGAGACAGCACACAAAACCGCTTTCTCCGAGAGCACTTCGGCGTGCAACGACTATTACTCCGAGCTACCAGACTAGAAATCGAAGCCCCGAACCACGCGACTCGCTTACAGTTAGAAGCCCCTCGGGCATGTGAGTTCAACCAACTCATCGCAGCCCTCAAACTGCCATAA
- the pheS gene encoding phenylalanine--tRNA ligase subunit alpha → MQEELTAIVATVRENAPNIQTRAEFEAYKATVSGPKGSLTDVMKSMGKVPKEDKPAMGKLINEAKTAVTAAFDEVIERLEAAELAAKLGPAIDPTLPCPDLDRGTLHPISQVREEMVELFRRIGFSVAEATEVDTEHYCFDALNIPSNHPARDMQDSYYLPDDLKVNNVSKHADEKYLLRTHTSTVQIRTMLKEKPPIRIVAPGRCFRRDTPDATHSANFHQIEGLYVDKNVTLLDLKATLDHFVKTIFGPKAKTRLRPSFFPFTEPSYEMDFFSPDLGKLSNKWLEIMGCGMVDPEVFKAVGIDPEVYTGFAFGMGIERIAMILQGVDDIRYYYQNDVRFLKQFA, encoded by the coding sequence ATGCAAGAAGAGTTAACAGCCATCGTCGCAACCGTGCGGGAAAACGCACCAAATATTCAAACGCGCGCAGAATTTGAAGCCTATAAGGCTACAGTCTCCGGTCCTAAAGGCTCTCTCACAGATGTGATGAAGAGCATGGGCAAGGTCCCTAAAGAGGATAAGCCTGCGATGGGGAAGCTCATCAATGAGGCCAAAACCGCAGTGACTGCCGCTTTTGATGAAGTCATCGAGCGCCTCGAAGCTGCCGAGCTTGCTGCTAAACTCGGCCCTGCGATCGACCCGACGCTGCCGTGTCCCGATTTGGATCGCGGCACGCTGCACCCGATCTCCCAAGTGCGCGAAGAAATGGTTGAGCTCTTCCGCCGCATCGGCTTCTCAGTCGCCGAGGCGACTGAAGTCGATACTGAGCATTACTGCTTCGATGCACTCAATATCCCAAGTAATCACCCCGCCCGTGATATGCAGGACTCGTATTACCTGCCGGACGACCTGAAGGTGAACAACGTGAGCAAGCATGCTGACGAGAAATATCTCCTCCGGACGCATACCTCGACGGTGCAGATTCGCACCATGCTCAAGGAAAAGCCTCCGATCCGTATCGTTGCGCCTGGTCGTTGCTTCCGCCGTGATACACCAGATGCCACTCACAGCGCGAACTTCCATCAAATCGAAGGTCTCTACGTCGATAAGAACGTCACGCTACTCGACCTAAAGGCGACGCTCGATCATTTCGTGAAGACCATTTTCGGGCCTAAAGCGAAGACGCGTCTGCGCCCGAGCTTCTTCCCATTCACTGAGCCAAGCTATGAGATGGACTTCTTCTCGCCAGATCTTGGTAAGTTGAGCAACAAGTGGCTCGAAATTATGGGCTGCGGCATGGTGGATCCTGAGGTCTTCAAGGCCGTCGGTATCGACCCCGAAGTCTACACCGGTTTCGCTTTCGGCATGGGAATTGAGCGTATTGCAATGATTCTGCAAGGCGTCGACGATATCCGCTACTACTACCAAAACGACGTCCGCTTCCTGAAGCAGTTCGCATAA
- the hemN gene encoding oxygen-independent coproporphyrinogen III oxidase yields MRISAEDLQLIDKYNRPGPRYTSYPPANHFREYEDSTPLLKSVQEGDAPLSLYFHLPFCETLCWFCGCHTITTLNHDKADHYLDLLEQELEIFCKHLSPNRKAVQLHFGGGTPNFFRPEQIDRLAAMIDRHFTFTEDAEKSVELDPRRLTLEHIQAFARMGVTRASYGVQDCDPDVQKAIHRVQPHEMNVETMQNLRDCGFDSVNMDLIYGLPLQTPESFSRTLDLVLELKPARFAIFNYAHVPWMRPAQKLLERHGLPSAETKLELLQLCIERLTEAGYVYIGMDHFALPTDELVTAQREQSLQRNFQGYSTRAGVEICGFGISSISQGAHGFRQNNKDILSYEASLKAGKLPITKGYEQTDEDKMRSDIIMRLMCDLFLDFGAMSEKWDIDFRAHFADAIEQLEEPLSDGLIVWTDKGFAVTERGRLFVRNLAMCFDAYLDPTATGRYSKTV; encoded by the coding sequence ATGCGCATTTCAGCCGAAGATCTTCAACTTATTGATAAGTATAACCGCCCAGGGCCTCGCTATACGAGCTATCCGCCGGCGAATCATTTTCGTGAATACGAAGATTCTACACCTTTGCTAAAGTCTGTTCAAGAGGGCGATGCGCCGCTGTCGTTGTATTTTCACCTGCCGTTTTGTGAGACTTTATGCTGGTTCTGCGGTTGTCACACGATCACGACCTTGAACCATGATAAGGCCGATCACTATTTGGATCTGCTGGAGCAGGAATTGGAGATTTTCTGCAAACACTTGAGCCCGAACCGCAAGGCGGTGCAGTTGCACTTTGGTGGTGGCACACCGAACTTCTTTCGTCCTGAGCAGATTGATCGCTTGGCGGCGATGATTGATCGGCACTTCACTTTTACTGAGGATGCGGAGAAATCCGTCGAGCTGGATCCACGTCGCTTGACGCTCGAGCACATTCAAGCCTTTGCTCGCATGGGTGTGACGCGCGCGTCGTATGGCGTGCAAGATTGTGATCCCGATGTGCAAAAGGCGATCCACCGTGTTCAGCCGCACGAGATGAATGTGGAGACGATGCAAAACCTCCGCGACTGTGGCTTTGATTCGGTCAATATGGACTTGATCTATGGCCTACCGCTGCAAACTCCGGAAAGCTTCTCGCGCACGCTAGATTTGGTGCTCGAATTGAAGCCGGCCCGCTTTGCGATTTTCAATTACGCCCATGTGCCTTGGATGCGCCCTGCGCAAAAATTGCTGGAGCGTCACGGTTTGCCATCGGCTGAGACAAAGCTGGAGCTGTTGCAACTCTGTATCGAGCGACTGACTGAAGCCGGCTATGTCTATATTGGCATGGATCACTTTGCGTTGCCGACCGATGAACTAGTGACGGCGCAGCGCGAGCAATCGCTACAGCGCAACTTCCAGGGCTACAGCACACGTGCTGGGGTTGAGATCTGCGGGTTCGGTATCTCCAGTATTTCTCAGGGAGCTCACGGGTTCCGCCAGAACAACAAAGATATTCTTTCCTATGAGGCTTCGCTCAAGGCTGGCAAGTTGCCGATCACCAAGGGCTACGAGCAGACCGACGAGGACAAAATGCGCTCGGATATTATCATGCGCTTGATGTGTGACTTGTTTCTCGATTTCGGGGCGATGTCTGAAAAGTGGGACATCGATTTTCGCGCACATTTCGCCGACGCGATTGAGCAATTGGAAGAGCCGCTCAGTGACGGCTTGATCGTCTGGACGGATAAGGGCTTTGCAGTGACAGAGCGTGGGCGCTTGTTTGTGCGCAACTTAGCGATGTGCTTTGATGCGTATCTAGATCCGACCGCAACCGGGCGCTATTCGAAGACGGTGTAG
- a CDS encoding metalloregulator ArsR/SmtB family transcription factor has translation MADSWEILKLLADSTRVRILSLLTKEELSVAELQEVLNMGQSRISSHLGLLRQGELVHDRREGKKTFYALNGGFDAQGAALMQAACAAVESTTQIGEDNANLKRILEKRKQQSEQYFNSVAGRLGKNYCPGRSWEAIGHFLLHLTPKIKIADLGAGEGLLSQLLARRAEMVVCVDNSPKMVEFGSDLAKKNGFTNLSYKLGDIEDVPLKANGFDLALLSQALHHAQRPQKAITEAARILKPGGQLIIIDLLEHQFEKAHDLYADVWLGFSENKLYQLLKDAGFRQIEVNVVAREAEEPNFQTVLASGVKG, from the coding sequence ATGGCTGACTCTTGGGAAATTTTGAAACTATTAGCGGACTCGACACGGGTGCGGATTCTCTCGTTGCTGACGAAGGAGGAACTTTCGGTGGCAGAGCTTCAGGAAGTGCTAAATATGGGGCAGTCGCGCATTTCCTCGCATCTGGGCCTATTGAGGCAGGGCGAGTTGGTGCATGACCGTCGCGAGGGTAAGAAAACTTTTTATGCTTTGAATGGCGGCTTTGATGCTCAAGGCGCTGCGCTGATGCAGGCAGCGTGCGCGGCCGTAGAATCCACGACTCAGATCGGCGAGGACAATGCTAACTTGAAGCGAATTCTGGAGAAACGTAAGCAGCAGTCGGAGCAATATTTCAACTCCGTAGCGGGGCGTTTGGGGAAGAACTATTGCCCTGGTCGTAGTTGGGAAGCGATTGGGCATTTTCTGCTACACCTCACGCCGAAGATTAAGATCGCAGATCTCGGGGCGGGCGAAGGCCTGCTCTCTCAATTGCTAGCGCGTCGCGCGGAAATGGTGGTCTGTGTCGACAATTCGCCGAAGATGGTCGAGTTCGGCAGCGACCTTGCTAAGAAAAATGGCTTTACCAATCTCAGCTACAAACTGGGTGATATTGAGGATGTGCCGCTCAAGGCGAATGGCTTTGATCTCGCGCTACTGAGCCAGGCGCTACACCACGCGCAACGACCGCAAAAAGCGATCACGGAAGCTGCACGTATTTTAAAGCCCGGTGGGCAGTTGATCATCATCGATCTCTTGGAGCACCAATTTGAAAAGGCGCACGATCTCTACGCCGACGTGTGGCTCGGATTCTCGGAAAACAAGCTCTATCAGTTGTTGAAAGATGCGGGTTTTCGTCAAATTGAGGTCAACGTCGTCGCTCGCGAAGCGGAAGAGCCGAACTTTCAGACCGTCCTTGCGAGTGGCGTGAAGGGGTAG
- the nadD gene encoding nicotinate-nucleotide adenylyltransferase — translation MKDPVNENRPARLALYGGAFDPVHSAHLRVARYALEQAHLDRVILIPAAQSPLKAHAALSSDAARLQMLRLAIEGEAAFEVDAYEIELGGVSYTINTVRHFRERFDQAELFWIIGGDQFEQLHHWRNIDELAKLVTFLVLERPGADLRRSESVAGLRYQVVEAPMMGESSSEIRARCGAGLPLDGLVPSAVQAFISEQELYTNLQ, via the coding sequence ATGAAAGATCCTGTGAATGAAAATCGGCCTGCGCGCCTTGCGCTGTATGGCGGGGCGTTTGATCCGGTGCACTCTGCGCATTTGCGGGTGGCTCGTTATGCGTTGGAGCAGGCGCATCTGGATCGAGTGATTTTGATACCTGCGGCACAGTCGCCTCTGAAGGCCCACGCGGCGCTGTCGAGTGATGCTGCACGCTTGCAAATGCTTCGCTTGGCGATCGAGGGGGAGGCAGCGTTTGAGGTGGACGCGTATGAAATTGAGCTCGGTGGGGTGAGTTACACTATTAATACGGTGCGCCATTTTCGTGAACGCTTCGACCAAGCTGAGTTATTTTGGATTATCGGGGGTGATCAGTTTGAGCAATTACACCATTGGCGCAATATTGATGAGTTGGCAAAGCTCGTGACCTTTTTAGTGTTGGAGCGGCCTGGAGCGGATTTGAGGCGTTCGGAGTCAGTGGCTGGGTTGCGCTATCAGGTGGTCGAGGCACCGATGATGGGGGAGAGTTCAAGCGAGATTCGGGCCCGTTGCGGAGCCGGGCTTCCGTTAGATGGTTTGGTGCCAAGTGCAGTTCAGGCTTTCATTTCGGAGCAAGAGCTTTATACGAACTTGCAGTAG